The following coding sequences lie in one Sorex araneus isolate mSorAra2 chromosome 4, mSorAra2.pri, whole genome shotgun sequence genomic window:
- the GPR146 gene encoding probable G-protein coupled receptor 146, which yields MWSCGPFNGTGQAEDLACQHLPLALSVLSLLYLVVGCPLGLGYNALLLLANLSDARAMAMPDVYFTNLAAAGLVLSALAPVQLLGSAAAGWARWGLSREAHVTLLLLFHVCALVSTYSTALLSLDCCIERALPRTYMASAYNTRHVCGFVWGGALLTSFSSLLLYVCSHVAARVAECTRLQDTAAADAILVVVGYLVPALAVLYALALSIRLRKEDTPLDLEATRLDPSVHRLVVATVCTQFGLWTPYYLSLLGHSLLASRDKPAESQGLGLLVLAKDAARCLAFASSSITPLLYRGLSSQFPGKLQRLGRRLRCGLWHCPPDPAGGQQAAP from the coding sequence ATGTGGAGCTGTGGCCCGTTCAACGGCACGGGCCAGGCCGAGGACCTGGCGTGCCAGCACCTGCCGCTGGCGCTGTCGGTGCTGTCGCTGCTGTACCTGGTGGTGGGCTGCCCCCTGGGCCTGGGCTACAACGCCCTGCTGCTGCTGGCCAACCTCAGCGACGCACGTGCCATGGCCATGCCTGACGTCTACTTCACCAACCTGGCCGCGGCCGGCCTCGTGCTCAGCGCGCTGGCGCCCGTGCAGCTGCTGGGCTCAGCTGCCGCGGGCTGGGCGCGCTGGGGGCTGAGCCGTGAAGCCCATGTCacgctgctgctgctgttccaCGTGTGCGCGCTGGTGAGCACCTACTCCACGGCGCTGCTCAGCCTGGACTGCTGCATCGAGCGGGCCCTGCCCCGCACCTACATGGCCAGCGCCTACAACACCAGGCACGTGTGTGGCTTCGTGTGGGGCGGCGCTCTGCTCACCAGCTTCTCCTCGCTGCTGCTCTACGTGTGCAGCCACGTGGCAGCCCGGGTGGCCGAGTGCACACGGCTGCAGGACACGGCGGCAGCCGATGCCATCCTGGTGGTTGTTGGCTATCTGGTGCCCGCCCTGGCCGTGCTCTATGCGCTGGCGCTCAGCATCCGGCTGCGCAAGGAGGACACTCCACTGGACCTCGAAGCCACACGCCTGGACCCCTCGGTGCACCGGCTCGTGGTGGCCACCGTATGTACACAGTTTGGCCTCTGGACGCCCTACTACCTAAGCCTCCTGGGCCACTCGCTGCTGGCCTCCAGAGACAAGCCTGCAGAgagccagggcctggggctgctggtCCTGGCCAAGGACGCGGCCCGGTGCCTGGCCTTCGCCAGCAGCTCCATCACACCGCTGCTCTACCGCGGCCTCAGCAGCCAGTTCCCTGGCAAGCTTCAGCGGCTGGGCAGGAGGCTGCGCTGTGGCCTCTGGCACTGCCCCCCAGACCCTGCAGGAGGGCAGCAGGCAGCACCTTAA
- the LOC101543242 gene encoding uncharacterized protein LOC101543242 produces MPGHNMSWIQYPSHVSTAVEDIIAAQGLLARCIQVYMVLCIPLSLAAGLFNLATFIRRRDKLGSLDVLLLALTVTNLLATMLSFTVLSRPDYLAVTHLCCAALSFLANLCYFYSQYLQLAMLFLVLLPAPACRPTAALAALGGCALGSSLGVVSLLGMAGQLHAPTLCQVDPLTAWPEYEMVKFSLGFGLALLLELVLCALLAARLAQRVVRAPQATASARSVVLAVALIAFACRLFYNVALLQRARHKLQRALGSPWDELLVNLAELVLFGESCGSSLATLLLHTPCRLALCRAPGRLGQWCRGAGRQNGTALKRAEG; encoded by the coding sequence ATGCCCGGCCACAACATGTCCTGGATCCAGTACCCCAGTCACGTGTCCACAGCCGTGGAGGACATCATCGCAGCACAGGGCCTGCTTGCAAGGTGCATACAAGTCTACATGGTCCTGTGTATCCCGCTGAGCCTGGCTGCTGGGCTTTTCAACCTGGCCACTTTCATCCGACGCCGTGATAAGCTGGGCAGCCTGGACGTGCTCCTCCTGGCCCTCACGGTCACCAACCTGCTGGCCACAATGCTGTCTTTCACCGTGCTCAGTAGGCCAGACTACCTGGCCGTCACCCACCTGTGCTGCGCGGCTCTCTCCTTCCTGGCTAACCTGTGCTACTTCTACTCTCAGTACCTGCAGCTGGCCATGCTCTTTCTGGTCCTGCTGCCAGCGCCAGCCTGTCGGCCCACCGCAGCCCTGGCAGCCCTTGGGGGCTGTGCACTTGGCAGCTCCCTGGGGGTGGTGTCCTTGCTGGGCATGGCTGGGCAGCTTCATGCCCCCACTCTGTGCCAGGTGGACCCTCTGACTGCCTGGCCTGAGTATGAGATGGTGAAGTTCAGTCTGGGTTTCGGGTTGGCCTTACTCCTGGAGCTGGTCCTCTGCGCCTTGCTGGCTGCCCGGCTGGCCCAGCGGGTGGTCAGAGCCCCGCAGGCCACAGCCTCAGCCCGCAGCGTGGTTCTGGCTGTGGCTCTGATTGCATTTGCATGCCGGCTCTTCTACAACGTGGCGCTGCTGCAGCGGGCCAGGCACAAGCTGCAGCGGGCTCTGGGCTCACCATGGGACGAGCTGCTCGTGAACCTGGCGGAGCTGGTCCTGTTTGGCGAGAGCTGCGGCAGCTCACTGGCCACCCTCCTCCTGCACACCCCCTGCAGGCTGGCCCTGTGCCGTGCCCCGGGGCGCCTGGGCCAGTGGTGCCGAGGGGCTGGCAGGCAGAATGGCACAGCCTTGAAGAGGGCAGAGGGCTGA
- the GPER1 gene encoding G-protein coupled estrogen receptor 1: MEAVLGATLPAAQNGSTLALNASHTPGGHAGELSEHQQYVIGLFLSCVYTIFLFPIGFLGNILILLVNIRFREKMAIPDLYFINLAAADLVLVADSLIEVFNLDQQYYDVAVLCTFMSLFLQVNMYSSVFFLTWMSFDRYVALARAMRGGLLRTMRHARLSCGLIWMASVSATLVPFAAVHLQRRGEACLCFADAKEVQWLEVTLGFLVPFAIIGLCYSLIVRVLVRAHRHRSLRPRRQKALRMILAVVLVFFMCWLPENVFISVHLLQRAPPGAAPCKQSFRHAHPLTGHIVNLAAFSNSCLNPLIYSFLGETFRDKLRLYLEQKPGVSALNRLCHVALKAVVPDGTERPSGRLSSAVACGGQSEQPCVGDGVWLTVQQTPKEPGARQPRAAPQPRNPRHSLPQEPHTQQPRGHSPSPPCAPSSLTDTV, from the coding sequence ATGGAGGCGGTGCTGGGTGCCACATTGCCTGCCGCCCAGAACGGCAGCACCCTGGCACTCAACGCGTCCCACACACCGGGTGGCCATGCCGGGGAGCTGTCGGAACACCAGCAGTACGTGATCGGTCTGTTCCTGTCCTGCGTCTACACCATCTTCCTCTTCCCCATTGGCTTCCTCGGGAACATCCTCATCCTGCTGGTGAACATCCGCTTCCGCGAGAAGATGGCCATCCCCGACCTCTACTTCATCAACCTGGCGGCAGCCGACCTCGTGCTGGTGGCCGACTCCCTCATCGAGGTCTTCAACCTGGACCAGCAGTACTACGATGTGGCCGTGCTCTGCACCTTCATGTCGCTCTTCCTGCAGGTCAACATGTACAGCAGCGTCTTCTTCCTCACCTGGATGAGCTTCGACCGCTACGTGGCCCTGGCCCGAGCCATGCGCGGGGGCCTCCTGCGCACCATGCGGCACGCCCGCCTCAGCTGTGGCCTCATTTGGATGGCATCGGTGTCTGCCACGCTGGTGCCCTTCGCGGCCGTGCACCTGCAGCGCCGGGGCGAGGCCTGCCTCTGCTTCGCTGACGCCAAGGAGGTGCAGTGGCTGGAGGTGACCCTGGGCTTCCTGGTGCCCTTCGCCATCATCGGCCTCTGCTACTCACTCATCGTGCGCGTGCTGGTGCGGGCACACCGGCACCGCAGCCTGCGCCCGCGCCGCCAGAAGGCCCTGCGCATGatcctggctgtggtgctggtGTTCTTCATGTGCTGGCTGCCCGAGAACGTCTTCATCAGTGTGCACCTCCTGCAGCGCGCCCCACCCGGCGCCGCGCCCTGCAAGCAGTCCTTCCGCCATGCCCACCCGCTCACCGGCCACATTGTCAACCTGGCCGCCTTCTCCAACAGCTGCCTGAACCCGCTCATCTACAGCTTCCTCGGAGAGACCTTCAGAGACAAGCTGCGGCTCTACCTGGAGCAGAAGCCAGGAGTGTCGGCCCTCAACCGCCTGTGCCACGTGGCCCTCAAGGCCGTGGTCCCCGATGGCACTGAGCGGCCCAGCGGGAGGCTGAGCAGCGCTGTGGCATGTGGCGGGCAGAGCGAACAGCCCTGTGTGGGGGACGGGGTCTGGCTCACAGTGCAGCAAACACCGAAGGAACCTGGTGCCAGGCAGCCCAGAGCAGCACCCCAGCCTCGGAACCCCCGGCACAGCCTCCCACAGGAGCCACACACGCAACAGCCCAGGGGCCACAGCCCGAGTCCACCCTGTGCGCCCAGCTCCCTCACTGACACCGTCTGA